One part of the Chitinivibrionales bacterium genome encodes these proteins:
- a CDS encoding FlgD immunoglobulin-like domain containing protein produces the protein MRTVRIAVLALVTAIFCLNATTPQLADLPLQSSITVHGITWTFGHNVRVGAFVNGDFYVAGACTVTAITPAPTVTPAINGTVLNIPPGDQGTAFDFHGPNYRPQYRVYPPIGLKPGDALVSTISMDSAARITVLAWLAPNPGTESWCKTAAVLTCMAAPVATDAFRPSYCDTTQKLYYADSIRWNLLPNLPHVGSMTNASLHEWSSHFMNSPWLDVCFFGFDAPLDYMTHYSAETGRAVGIATLFLICDFTKAQKDSIMKGLLQYGIDLWGIVRGCDASRGWQAHGGHGSGRKWPMIFAGIMLGDAAMARPTVSYPNLRIGEDMQTSWDWCWATRDSNYVYTGHQGLWDGVPVSSQPGWGPYENTPPSQWYCCESGYTTPLGESYRRCCTSHAWIAEALSARLMGAMALWDHPEFFGYCDRWMTAAYADSAEIDSIKAERGWDFSADWEREGASWDAITNDMWKAYRNSAAVRSQDISACKITQGLTIASDLRGRAVKINYALSNVARVTVAVYDLMGNRIRLLVDGKETSGTHAVQWDRRDNRGNLVGSGCYEIVGQLDKITLGKRIIFVK, from the coding sequence ATGCGTACGGTCCGTATCGCAGTCCTGGCCCTTGTCACGGCGATTTTCTGCCTCAACGCCACAACGCCGCAGCTCGCCGACCTTCCTTTGCAGAGCAGTATCACCGTGCACGGCATCACCTGGACGTTCGGCCACAACGTGCGCGTCGGCGCATTTGTCAATGGCGACTTCTACGTGGCGGGCGCCTGCACGGTCACCGCGATAACGCCGGCGCCCACCGTGACGCCCGCGATCAACGGTACAGTGCTCAACATTCCGCCGGGCGATCAGGGTACGGCGTTCGATTTTCACGGCCCCAATTACCGGCCGCAATACCGGGTATACCCGCCCATCGGTCTCAAGCCGGGCGACGCCCTGGTTTCCACCATCAGCATGGACAGCGCCGCGCGCATCACGGTGCTTGCCTGGCTTGCGCCCAACCCCGGCACCGAGAGCTGGTGCAAGACCGCCGCGGTGCTCACGTGCATGGCGGCGCCCGTCGCGACCGACGCGTTCCGGCCGTCGTATTGCGACACCACGCAGAAGCTGTATTACGCCGACAGCATCCGCTGGAACCTGCTGCCCAACCTCCCGCACGTGGGCAGCATGACAAATGCGAGCCTTCACGAATGGTCATCGCATTTCATGAACAGCCCGTGGCTCGACGTGTGCTTTTTCGGGTTCGACGCGCCGCTCGATTACATGACCCATTATTCGGCCGAGACCGGCCGCGCCGTGGGCATCGCCACGCTGTTCCTCATCTGCGACTTTACAAAAGCGCAAAAGGATTCGATCATGAAGGGGCTTTTACAATACGGAATCGATCTGTGGGGCATCGTGCGCGGGTGCGACGCGTCGCGCGGCTGGCAGGCGCACGGCGGCCACGGCTCGGGCCGCAAGTGGCCCATGATTTTCGCCGGCATCATGCTGGGCGACGCGGCGATGGCCAGGCCCACCGTTTCCTATCCAAATTTACGGATCGGAGAAGACATGCAGACCAGCTGGGACTGGTGCTGGGCCACCCGCGATTCCAATTACGTGTACACCGGCCACCAGGGCCTTTGGGACGGCGTGCCCGTGAGCTCGCAGCCGGGATGGGGCCCATACGAGAACACGCCGCCGTCGCAGTGGTACTGCTGCGAGTCCGGCTATACCACGCCGCTCGGCGAATCGTACCGCCGCTGCTGCACCAGTCACGCGTGGATCGCCGAGGCGCTATCCGCCCGGCTCATGGGCGCGATGGCGCTGTGGGACCATCCGGAGTTTTTCGGCTACTGCGACCGGTGGATGACCGCCGCCTACGCCGACAGCGCCGAGATCGATTCGATCAAGGCCGAACGGGGCTGGGACTTCTCGGCCGACTGGGAGCGCGAGGGCGCGAGCTGGGACGCGATCACCAACGACATGTGGAAGGCGTACCGGAATTCGGCGGCAGTGAGAAGTCAGGACATTTCTGCATGTAAAATAACCCAAGGCCTGACGATTGCTTCCGATTTGCGCGGCAGGGCCGTGAAAATCAATTATGCCTTATCCAATGTGGCGAGGGTGACGGTTGCGGTTTATGACCTTATGGGAAATCGGATAAGACTCTTGGTTGACGGAAAAGAGACCTCAGGGACGCATGCAGTGCAATGGGACCGCAGGGACAATCGGGGAAATCTTGTCGGGAGCGGTTGCTATGAAATTGTGGGACAGCTTGACAAAATAACGCTCGGGAAGCGAATTATATTTGTAAAGTGA
- a CDS encoding PEGA domain-containing protein: MHKRVIGLTFISTLLAFALPAAAQGNKLSESSLKIAEINRTIDEQRTKLKALTAQAEKTLRDSAAAAAKADKRIDSLNRVIQDLHSQAEREKKSLAELNEDRSGIDSAKARRDADRSTAAKESRSAITMFDALISSAKDSLAAAKSGLELARNDSIDLVKRIAKDAARQNDSLAAMEKSTALLRKKADRLSEAAKKLVADSASGRKAADDSLAAAQKRIQDLRRFIAGRDSAVKAATEEMNSSKKDSIAAQLENQKDSRKREKDIASIDSLLSASQARKTMLLRMREKFQLDSSVAVLSEKLRDFLNKPSELRAAATGPEAEQAQLLEVYKGKLDNIMRDEEFSAAVARAPGATWKEQNNWASGQLAALQPVMDSASAAREKITRDGILAGKEFAQIVKNFAAQNKTLNDGIARAWKELINAKPRLSKLEQDSASAVKYCETTSQTFSAKHAALSDQSSAAGAAADSIARQRAGLAALIAGKEPGRQKQVAAAAEAILQAAQAVRRCETALDNVTARQQKVRDDSARVDREKSVFVSQAQQVMEAKNEEIKLKNNAIDAIASKMTKARSDSAAAESDKQEQMNVFGKLLAEQHGLIKRGEKAVADLEAERAIAAAPPPAPPPAPVAAPQEPKPSAAQESAERQLTLLYELIDQGKTETAVRIFNANRKLLEKNLFPDAFEAIKTTIESLPPPLPSAPVAAKPAEPAVPVPQPASPAPVVPAPPPPAEPDVERKPATVFISSVPPVASVYMDGQLVGKTNVGYVKVTSGKHTMQFIKGDKTCTQEMTFEEGQNPAAVVKLPCGQ; encoded by the coding sequence ATGCATAAGCGGGTAATCGGCTTAACTTTTATCTCAACACTCCTTGCCTTTGCCCTTCCGGCGGCCGCCCAAGGAAACAAACTTTCGGAGAGCTCGCTCAAGATCGCGGAAATCAACCGCACTATTGATGAACAACGGACAAAATTAAAGGCGCTCACCGCCCAGGCGGAAAAAACCCTCAGGGACAGCGCAGCGGCCGCGGCAAAGGCCGACAAGCGCATAGATTCCCTCAACCGCGTCATCCAGGATTTGCACAGCCAGGCAGAGCGCGAAAAAAAATCCCTTGCCGAGTTGAACGAAGACCGTTCGGGCATCGACAGCGCAAAGGCCAGACGCGATGCGGACCGAAGCACGGCGGCAAAGGAATCCCGCTCGGCGATCACCATGTTCGACGCGCTCATTTCGTCCGCCAAGGATTCACTCGCCGCGGCAAAAAGCGGGCTTGAGCTCGCCCGCAACGACAGCATCGACCTGGTAAAGCGCATCGCAAAAGACGCGGCGCGGCAGAACGACAGCCTTGCCGCAATGGAAAAATCAACCGCCCTGTTGCGGAAAAAAGCGGACAGACTTTCTGAGGCGGCGAAAAAGCTGGTCGCCGACAGCGCATCGGGCCGCAAAGCGGCCGATGATTCGCTCGCCGCGGCCCAGAAGCGCATCCAGGACCTTCGCCGCTTCATCGCGGGCAGGGACTCCGCGGTCAAGGCAGCGACCGAGGAGATGAATTCCTCGAAAAAAGACAGCATCGCGGCGCAGCTCGAGAACCAGAAAGATTCCAGGAAACGCGAAAAGGACATCGCCTCCATCGACTCGCTGCTTTCCGCTTCGCAGGCACGCAAAACCATGCTCCTGCGCATGCGGGAGAAATTCCAGCTCGACAGTTCCGTGGCCGTGCTTTCAGAAAAGCTGAGAGATTTTCTCAACAAGCCGAGCGAACTGCGCGCCGCCGCGACCGGGCCCGAGGCGGAACAGGCGCAGCTGCTCGAGGTTTACAAAGGCAAGCTCGACAACATCATGCGCGACGAGGAATTCAGCGCCGCGGTGGCAAGAGCGCCGGGCGCAACCTGGAAGGAACAAAACAACTGGGCAAGCGGCCAGCTTGCGGCGCTGCAGCCGGTGATGGATTCAGCCTCGGCCGCGCGGGAAAAAATCACCCGCGACGGCATACTCGCCGGCAAGGAGTTTGCGCAGATCGTAAAAAACTTCGCGGCGCAGAACAAGACGCTCAATGACGGCATCGCGCGGGCATGGAAGGAGCTGATCAACGCAAAGCCGCGCCTTTCAAAATTGGAACAGGACTCGGCATCCGCGGTGAAATACTGCGAAACAACGTCGCAGACTTTTTCGGCAAAACATGCCGCCCTTTCCGACCAATCTTCCGCCGCGGGCGCGGCGGCCGACAGCATCGCGCGCCAGCGCGCCGGCCTTGCGGCGCTCATCGCCGGAAAGGAGCCCGGCCGCCAGAAGCAGGTTGCGGCCGCCGCCGAGGCGATCCTGCAGGCGGCGCAGGCGGTGCGGCGCTGCGAGACCGCGCTTGACAACGTGACGGCGCGTCAGCAGAAGGTGCGCGACGACAGCGCGCGGGTCGACAGGGAAAAAAGCGTGTTTGTGTCGCAGGCGCAGCAGGTCATGGAGGCCAAAAACGAGGAAATAAAACTTAAAAACAACGCGATTGACGCGATTGCGTCAAAAATGACAAAGGCCCGAAGCGACAGCGCCGCGGCGGAATCTGACAAACAGGAACAGATGAATGTTTTCGGCAAATTGCTGGCGGAGCAGCACGGCCTGATCAAGCGGGGAGAAAAGGCGGTCGCCGATCTTGAGGCGGAACGCGCTATTGCCGCCGCGCCCCCTCCTGCCCCACCGCCCGCGCCGGTTGCCGCCCCGCAAGAACCAAAGCCGTCCGCTGCGCAGGAATCCGCCGAGCGGCAGCTGACGCTTCTCTATGAACTGATTGACCAAGGCAAAACTGAGACCGCCGTCCGCATCTTCAATGCCAACCGCAAACTGCTTGAAAAAAACCTGTTCCCCGATGCCTTCGAGGCGATCAAGACGACCATAGAGAGCCTTCCGCCGCCTCTGCCATCGGCCCCTGTCGCCGCAAAACCCGCCGAGCCTGCTGTTCCTGTCCCGCAGCCTGCATCACCTGCGCCTGTGGTACCTGCTCCCCCGCCGCCTGCCGAGCCCGACGTGGAAAGAAAACCGGCCACCGTGTTCATTTCCTCGGTGCCGCCGGTGGCCTCGGTCTACATGGACGGCCAGCTCGTGGGAAAAACGAATGTGGGGTATGTCAAGGTAACGTCGGGCAAGCACACCATGCAGTTCATCAAGGGCGACAAAACCTGCACGCAGGAAATGACGTTTGAAGAAGGGCAGAACCCGGCGGCGGTGGTGAAACTGCCATGCGGACAATAA